A genomic window from Alkalihalobacillus sp. AL-G includes:
- a CDS encoding glycosyltransferase family 4 protein has product MRVLFVFYISSGGVETLNRHRIKALSKCGITCHLLYQDTGSGHQNIVNIQSYILKQPADIISLIKKQNYDLIVVCSNHLLLRTIKASGYKGILVYENQGLGNINQARRYLTKAAPMILHYADGLLYPKTQHLANLTTKYLPGLPQFSFHNCFDLETFHYRSGSPVNLPIVGWVGRIEKNKNWKAFLKIGERLCQAHPDLKLWMFIDHTLTKQTQQMQFERMIDRLNLKSRLSVFNSVTNDSMAVRLSEIADSGGFLCSTSHVEGFGYSLVEAMSCRCPVLSTDSDGIKSIIIDDVTGLYYDHDKIAEAFEKGDRLLRDKGLRNQLTKNALAHITKMFSPHRYTKEFLNMYQTLLNITQ; this is encoded by the coding sequence ATGAGAGTGTTATTTGTTTTCTATATTTCAAGTGGCGGTGTCGAGACGCTCAATCGGCATCGGATAAAAGCATTATCAAAGTGTGGCATCACATGTCATCTTCTTTATCAAGATACTGGATCTGGGCACCAGAATATTGTAAATATACAATCCTATATCTTGAAACAACCAGCTGACATTATTTCTTTAATTAAAAAACAAAACTATGACCTTATCGTTGTTTGTTCAAATCATCTATTACTTCGTACAATCAAAGCATCCGGTTATAAAGGTATTCTCGTTTATGAAAATCAAGGTCTTGGCAATATAAATCAAGCCCGCCGCTATTTAACCAAGGCTGCACCAATGATCCTTCATTATGCTGACGGACTTCTATACCCGAAAACTCAGCATCTTGCTAATCTAACGACTAAATACCTACCTGGATTACCCCAATTCTCATTCCACAATTGTTTTGATTTAGAAACTTTTCATTATCGTTCTGGTTCTCCTGTGAACTTACCTATTGTTGGTTGGGTTGGTCGAATTGAAAAGAATAAGAATTGGAAGGCGTTTTTAAAGATCGGAGAACGACTTTGTCAAGCTCATCCTGACCTGAAGTTATGGATGTTCATCGATCACACACTTACTAAACAAACCCAACAAATGCAGTTTGAGAGGATGATCGATAGGCTTAACCTGAAGAGCCGTTTGTCTGTCTTCAATTCGGTTACAAACGATTCAATGGCAGTACGACTTTCCGAGATCGCTGATTCGGGTGGATTTCTGTGTTCGACTTCTCATGTTGAAGGGTTCGGATATTCATTAGTCGAAGCGATGAGCTGTCGCTGTCCGGTACTTTCAACAGACTCAGATGGTATCAAGAGTATTATTATCGACGATGTAACAGGACTGTACTATGATCATGACAAAATCGCGGAAGCTTTTGAGAAAGGGGATCGACTACTCAGAGATAAGGGATTACGGAATCAATTGACCAAAAATGCACTCGCACATATAACAAAAATGTTCTCACCTCACCGTTATACGAAGGAATTTTTGAATATGTACCAAACACTATTAAATATTACCCAATAA
- a CDS encoding sulfotransferase domain-containing protein, producing MNVPVNHTLPPFLLNSIPKSGTHLLKQLLLGIPGIQHHPDKGMFGHYEYQTEIQINRARNLPNNEFINGHLYYSKKWEHFFHDMNMKQIFVIRDPRDVVISYAYFIPKLPIHPLYTTFTQKGFTHRDRIKFLIEGGQPTDPKKAYQPNVQDWFTSFSDWMDKDNVLTIRFEELLSSPFKKIQTVNKIIQFLWEDRPVPFTSPILVGKMIQNINPTTSPTYRKGKIGGWREEFDDELKRTFKIIAGDLLIALNYETNQNW from the coding sequence ATGAATGTCCCTGTAAACCATACATTACCTCCTTTTTTGTTAAATTCAATTCCAAAAAGCGGTACGCATTTATTAAAACAACTCCTGCTTGGTATTCCAGGAATTCAGCACCACCCCGACAAAGGTATGTTCGGTCATTATGAATATCAAACGGAAATACAGATCAATCGAGCAAGAAATCTTCCAAACAATGAATTTATTAATGGACATTTATACTACTCTAAAAAATGGGAACACTTTTTCCATGATATGAACATGAAACAAATCTTTGTCATACGTGATCCACGTGATGTGGTCATCTCTTATGCATACTTCATACCAAAACTTCCAATACATCCTTTATATACTACATTTACCCAAAAAGGATTTACACATCGTGACCGTATTAAATTTTTAATAGAAGGTGGACAGCCAACCGATCCCAAAAAAGCATACCAACCAAACGTTCAAGACTGGTTTACTAGTTTTTCCGATTGGATGGATAAGGATAATGTCCTGACGATTCGTTTTGAAGAGCTCCTGTCATCACCATTTAAAAAAATCCAGACAGTAAATAAGATTATCCAGTTCTTGTGGGAGGATCGACCGGTTCCATTTACTTCACCGATTCTAGTCGGAAAAATGATACAAAACATAAATCCGACAACATCACCAACCTATCGAAAAGGGAAGATAGGAGGTTGGAGAGAGGAATTTGATGATGAATTAAAAAGAACATTTAAAATAATTGCAGGTGATCTTTTGATTGCTCTTAATTATGAAACAAATCAAAATTGGTAA
- the wecB gene encoding non-hydrolyzing UDP-N-acetylglucosamine 2-epimerase, protein MKIVTILGTRPEIIRLSLIIKKLDQWADKHTLIHTGQNFHYELNEIFFKELDLRLPDYILQTKQQSLGQQLATMFEKIEQILIEEQPDKVLVLGDTNSALSAILAERMGIPVIHMEAGNRCFDLTVPEEKNRRVIDTISTYNLPYTPNSKDNLIKERIPSNRILLFGNPIYEVLQSVDGNIADSTILTKLQLTSKDYFLVTTHRAENVDNPERLREIFEGLNIIAERFNKPVICSIHPRTKQKLEKLTDLKHHPLVRFFDPFGFFDFVHLEKHAYCVLTDSGTVQEECCIFQVPTVTIRKSTERPETVDCGSNVVSGLNRKRIASAVSLMITNQADWDCPVGYLEKDVSQKVVQFLLGGH, encoded by the coding sequence ATGAAAATTGTAACGATACTTGGCACAAGGCCAGAAATAATCCGATTAAGCCTTATTATCAAAAAGCTTGATCAATGGGCTGATAAACATACTCTTATACACACCGGTCAGAATTTTCACTACGAATTGAACGAAATTTTTTTCAAAGAGCTGGATTTAAGATTACCAGATTATATTTTACAAACAAAACAGCAATCATTGGGTCAACAGCTTGCTACGATGTTTGAAAAGATAGAACAGATTCTCATAGAAGAGCAACCAGATAAAGTACTTGTACTAGGTGATACGAATAGTGCACTCAGTGCGATTCTGGCTGAGAGGATGGGGATACCTGTCATCCATATGGAGGCTGGGAACCGGTGTTTTGATTTAACTGTTCCTGAAGAGAAAAACAGAAGAGTGATCGATACAATCTCAACGTATAACCTTCCTTATACCCCTAATAGTAAAGACAATTTGATCAAGGAACGCATCCCATCCAACCGTATTTTATTATTTGGAAATCCCATTTATGAAGTGTTGCAATCTGTCGATGGAAACATTGCAGACAGCACCATATTAACAAAGCTTCAACTTACCTCTAAAGACTACTTTCTCGTCACTACACATCGAGCTGAAAATGTAGATAACCCGGAACGGTTACGGGAAATTTTTGAAGGGTTGAATATCATAGCAGAGCGTTTTAATAAGCCTGTAATATGCAGCATCCATCCCCGTACAAAACAAAAGCTTGAAAAACTAACGGATCTTAAGCACCATCCACTTGTTCGTTTTTTTGATCCCTTTGGTTTTTTCGATTTCGTCCACCTGGAGAAACATGCTTATTGTGTTCTGACTGACAGCGGTACTGTTCAGGAAGAATGCTGTATTTTCCAAGTACCAACCGTAACCATTCGAAAAAGTACAGAACGTCCTGAAACGGTAGATTGTGGTAGCAATGTTGTCTCTGGATTAAATCGAAAACGTATAGCTAGTGCAGTTTCTCTTATGATAACTAATCAGGCGGACTGGGATTGCCCTGTTGGTTATTTGGAAAAAGACGTTTCACAAAAGGTTGTGCAATTTTTATTAGGAGGTCACTAA
- a CDS encoding polysaccharide biosynthesis protein: protein MQNKTILITGGTGSWGHELVKQLLEKKPKEIRIFSRNEASQVHMQHEFDNDSRLTFIIGDIREYAGLAKATKGVDYIYHLAALKHVPICEHQPYEALKTNVLGTQHVIEAAIENNVEKVIYISTDKAANPSNFYGMTKAIGEKLIIYANLLSSTTNFVCVRGGNVLGTNGSVIHVFKRQINQKGEIRITDKRMTRFFLTLHDAIKLLFKATYESRGGEIFVMKMPTCKIIDLAKVLINESEKPDVEIVETGIRPGEKLHEILLSEYESNTTVYFDEEYFVILPTIKIGELHKYYKPFKKIDLHSYSSNEALMTTGEIKVMLKKGGFLS from the coding sequence TTGCAAAATAAAACGATACTCATAACAGGCGGAACGGGTTCATGGGGCCATGAACTCGTTAAGCAATTACTTGAAAAAAAGCCAAAGGAAATTCGTATCTTTTCTAGAAACGAAGCTAGTCAAGTCCATATGCAGCACGAGTTCGATAACGATTCAAGGCTCACGTTCATTATCGGTGATATACGTGAGTATGCAGGTCTAGCAAAAGCAACAAAAGGCGTAGATTACATTTATCATCTAGCAGCACTGAAACATGTACCGATTTGCGAGCACCAACCCTATGAGGCATTGAAAACAAACGTACTTGGTACACAACATGTAATCGAGGCTGCAATTGAAAATAACGTTGAAAAGGTCATTTATATATCGACCGATAAAGCAGCGAATCCATCTAACTTTTACGGCATGACTAAAGCGATTGGTGAAAAATTGATTATTTATGCCAATTTGCTAAGTTCGACCACGAATTTTGTTTGTGTAAGGGGTGGAAATGTCCTTGGTACGAACGGCAGCGTCATTCATGTGTTTAAACGACAGATCAATCAAAAGGGCGAAATCAGGATTACTGATAAGAGGATGACCCGTTTTTTCTTGACATTACATGACGCGATTAAATTGTTATTTAAAGCAACCTATGAAAGCAGAGGCGGTGAAATTTTCGTAATGAAAATGCCGACTTGTAAAATAATTGATTTAGCAAAGGTCTTAATTAATGAGTCGGAAAAGCCAGATGTAGAAATTGTCGAGACAGGTATTCGTCCAGGAGAAAAATTACACGAAATTCTTCTATCGGAGTATGAAAGCAATACCACGGTCTACTTTGATGAAGAATACTTTGTGATTTTACCAACAATCAAGATTGGAGAATTACACAAATACTACAAGCCATTTAAAAAAATCGATCTCCATAGTTACAGCTCTAATGAAGCATTAATGACGACCGGGGAAATTAAGGTGATGCTGAAAAAAGGTGGTTTCCTGTCATGA
- a CDS encoding SDR family oxidoreductase, whose amino-acid sequence MKVLVLGGKGMAGHMVVDYLIRSTDYEVEYTHRNSEEQNGIYLNASNFKAMDQVISCFKPNVIVNCIGILNEKASEKRMEAIIVNSFLPHYLSQKLSETGGKLIHISTDCVFSGKDGNYTENSTTDGNTIYAKTKALGEVTGKPHLTIRTSIIGPELKNGIGLFHWFMKQSGQVNGFVNVLWNGVTTLELAKIIHKVIEEDVYGLYHLTAAEIISKHNLLSKIKEAFSKEEITIHPVDVPVCDRTLENTRDDVRFVTPQYDEMLVELRDWINENEWR is encoded by the coding sequence ATGAAAGTCCTGGTGTTAGGAGGAAAAGGAATGGCGGGTCATATGGTCGTCGACTATTTGATCCGAAGCACCGACTACGAAGTTGAATATACACATCGTAATTCAGAAGAACAAAACGGTATTTACCTCAACGCTTCAAATTTTAAAGCAATGGATCAGGTTATCTCATGTTTTAAGCCCAATGTAATTGTCAATTGTATTGGTATATTAAATGAAAAGGCATCGGAAAAACGTATGGAGGCTATCATAGTAAACAGTTTTCTCCCTCACTATCTATCTCAAAAATTATCCGAAACCGGAGGTAAATTGATTCATATTAGTACCGACTGTGTTTTTAGCGGGAAGGATGGTAATTATACAGAGAATTCGACAACCGATGGCAATACGATATATGCAAAGACAAAGGCACTCGGAGAAGTGACGGGTAAACCACACTTGACAATCCGAACATCAATTATTGGCCCGGAATTGAAAAATGGGATTGGATTATTTCACTGGTTCATGAAGCAATCAGGTCAAGTCAATGGGTTTGTAAATGTTCTTTGGAATGGTGTAACGACACTGGAACTAGCAAAAATAATCCATAAAGTAATCGAGGAAGACGTGTATGGTCTCTATCATTTAACAGCGGCTGAAATCATTTCCAAACATAATTTACTAAGCAAGATCAAGGAAGCTTTCAGTAAAGAAGAAATAACAATTCATCCGGTTGACGTACCAGTATGTGATCGTACGCTCGAAAATACGAGAGACGATGTCCGTTTCGTAACAC